The Candidatus Nitrosopumilus sp. SW genomic sequence ACTTGCAATTAGTATTGCAGCGTCACTAACTACGTCAATTCCTATAGCGGGACCTGTTATTCGTGATGCGGCGCTGGGTAGTGGGTTCTCGGACTTTGTATTAAGATTCTATGCACAACATGTGTTCTTGTTACCAATAGTTATGCTTGGATTGATGGCAGTTCACTTCCCCCGATTCTTGGTGTTTGATGTACCAATGGTAATGGCGATTGCTGGTGCAATTTTGATTACTGGTGGTGTCTTTCCAATTGATTTAGGATTCAAGTTTGAACCTACTGTACCGCCTGGTGTCACTGTTCCTGAATGGTATTTGACTGGAATTTACGCTTTCATGAGAACTCAATATGACAAGTTTGTAACTGGATTGTTGTGGCCTTTGATATTTATCATATCGTTTGTATTGATTCCGTTTATCGATAGATACAAGAAATTCTCTTGGAGGGAAAGACCAATCATTACTGCATTTGGAATTACTAGTCTTGCACAAATTATGGTGACAACTTATTGGGGATTCTATATCTCACCAGATATCTCAATTCCTTTAGTTGAACGTTTGGTAATTGATCCCGTATTCTTCTACAGTGTAATGATATTGTTAGTTCCTATGAGCTTTGGATTTACATACATGATGATTAAACTTGCAAATGAAGCAGAAAGAAAGTCAAAACTGGCAAAGAGTACTGGTCCAAAGAAAGTTGCAACTCTAAACTTGTCTGAAAAATGGATTAATTGGTTACTTGTAGCATTGTTAGCATTCCAAGTATTTCTTAACATTGCAGCATATAATGCAGCCATAACTGGAATGAACAACATCTCATTATTCTTCGTCGGACTTATACTGATGGTATTTGCTGGATTCTTCCATATCTACAGATATGGAATGAGTGAACAAAAGAATGCTCCTCCAGCTCCTCCAGTTCAAGTATCTGATGAGAAACCAAAATTAGCTGAACCTGAAGAATCTTCTCAAACTGAAGAATCTGCAAAGCTTCCAGAAGGTAAAACTGCAGCAGATAAACCAGAAGAGAAACCTATTACTCCAGAAGTTTCTGTTCCAAAAACCCAGGCTGATTTGGGAGTTGGTGCAGACAATAATCCAAATCTTGGTACTGGTGATCTTAACAAACCATGATCTCAAAAATTTCAAACAAGCTTTATAAGAACTTGAGAGGCGAAAAAAATCATGAGTAGTCCAACATCTAGTCATGCTTATGGAATTGGACTCATTGCATTGTTAGTTGGATTGTCTGCATCTGTAGTATTTTACACTTCATTTTATCTTCCTGAATCTTTAGCAAAACCATCTGTATCTGATCATATTTTACATCCTGAAGAAGAATTTTTCATTATTGAGATTGTTCCAGGTGCAGTTATTGAAGGAAATGAAAATTATGTTCCAAATAAGGCCGAAGCTTTACTGACCTTTACAAATAATGTCAAATGGGTAAATATGGATGACACTGCTCATACTGTAACTCCTGATCACAGATATGCAGATGGTTTCAGTGGTGACTTTGGTTCCCCTGGAGTAATCAAACCTGGAGATTCCTACGAGTTCTTATTTACAGAAGAAACTGTACTGCATTATTTCTGCCAACCTCATCCTTGGATGAAAGGTGAAATTACAATAGCAAAGAGCAGATTCTAGATAGAATACTTTGCAAAAATTATCTGACTTTCAATTTCTTTATGTTGTTCGATAATTGATGCCCTGAATTTTACTTCATATTCTTGAGTTGGTTCAAATTTTATTACTGCCGTAAACTCTGCTTTATTTTCTGACATGACGTCTTTGTTGATAAATAATCTTGCAACATTGTTGGAAATAGTTTTCCCGTTGTATGATTTGTAGGTGATATGTTCATTTGAATCCAAAATTTGTGTATTGATAACTACTCCATCATATCTTCCTGGATATGATACAGTAATTGTTCCTATGATTTCAGAATTTGGATGAATTTCAGTTGAGTTTAACTTGAATTCTATGTCTTTCACAAAAACACCCCTTTTGATTAGAATAAATAATTTTGTTAAGCGGGCCCAAAGGGCTTCGATCCCTTGACCATTGGATTAGAAGTCCAACACTCTATCCATGCTGAGCTATGGGCCCAAAAACCTAGCAATTAATTACCATTTTAAGGGTTTACAGCCACTTTTTTTGGTAATTTTCTCTTTCCATTTTAAAGAGAAATTGTTGTGCATATCCTGCATATGGACCAAAATAATCTACAATTTTTTCATGTAGGATATCATATTGTTTTTCTGTAATTGTTTTGGTATTAATTTGGAATTTTTTTGAATAGTATTTTTCTAAAATTCTAATCATCCATCTATCTAATGGAAATGATTCTAATTTATCAAGAGAAAATAACAATACACAATCAGCAACTTTATTTCCGATTCCTGGAATTTTCCGAATTTTCTCTTTTGCATCAAAATAACTATTTGATTTTAAATCTTCAACTGTAATTTTTTTAGAAGCGATAATTTTTGAAGCTTCTTTAATGAATTTTGCACGGTACCCAACACCGCAGTTTTTAATTTCATTAATAGATGCTTTGGAAAGAGTTTCTGCGTCTGGGAACAGAAAGAATTCTTGATCTTTGTATGTGGTTCTTTCTCCAAATTTTTGTGATATGTTTTCTAGATTGTTCTTAATTTTTTGAATATTGGAATTTGATGATACAATAAATGAAATTAAACATTGGAAAGGATCTTGTTTTATGATTCTTAATCCTGGATATTTTTTTACAGCAGTTTTTACTGTTTTATCTTTTGAAATTGATTTGATTATCTCATCAAAATGATCTTTGTTTCTAAAAAAATCTGTTTTATGATTTTTTAAAGATTTTATTTTTGCATTTTTGTTTATCTGAAGAATATCTTGTCCATTTACTCCGTACCAAAACTCATTATATTTTTTCCAAAGAAAAACTTGACCACTATTTATCGAATTTTCAACATCTATTTGGTGATTTTGCATTTCAGACAGGAATTTCTTCATTGACTGCAGGAGAATGTGCTTCTAATCCAAATTTTTCATGAATTTCTCGTGCAAACAAATCACAAGATTCTGAATCCCCATGTACGGTTAACACTTTGGGATTTCCTTTAATTTTTTTAATCATGTCAAATAATTCATTCCTGTCAGCATGACCTGAAAATTCAAACTGCTTGACTTGTGCAGTAACATTGATGTCTTTTCCTCTAGATGATACTGTTCCTGTTTCTAGTAATTTTTTACCTGGTGTACCTTCTCCTTGGTAAGAAACAAGTGCAATTCCATTTTTATCATCAAATGCTAGGTGCTGTAAATAGAAAACTGCATTTCCTCCAACTAACATTCCTGCAGGTGAAATAACAACACAGGGTTCATTCATTGCCCGTTTTCTTTCAGCATGATCTGTAATTGCAGTTGCTCCTTTGATTGCATCAGAAAATACTTTAGGATCTCGTAGATATTCTGGATGTCTAAACATTATTTCATTTACCTTTAATGCCATTCCATCCATGATGATTCTATGTTTAAAGTTGGCATTTCTCAAAATACATGCAATTTCTTGAGAACGTTCCACTGAAAATGATGGGATGAATAAAATTCCTTTTCTATCCATTACTTCATTTGCAAATTCAATTAATTCTGTCTCTGACTCTTTTCTTGGTTTTTGTTCTGTCATGGCATATGTGCTTTCAGTGATTAACATGTCGATTTCTCCAACATCCAAGTCCATTTCACGTAGCATTCTTGAACCATTTGTTTTAATGTCTCCAGTGTAGAATAATCGTTTACCTTCAGATTCCACTAATACTGTACTACCGCCAATCACATGTCCTGACTCTCGTAACTCAAACGTTGCATTACCTTTGGTAATTTTTTGTTTAAATCCAATCTCTTTTGCATTTTTCATCATATTGTTTAACTCTGGTAAATCAAATGGATGTGAATTTTTTTCAATTTTTAGCATATCTTCAATCAATAATTTTGATAAATCAAATGTTGGTGGGGTTGCATAAACTTCTGTATTGCCACTTACAAAAAGTGATGGAACATTTCCTGAATGATCCAAGTGAGCATGAGTGATAATAATTGCATCCAAATCCTTTGGTTTTACATGAAGTGGGTATTGTGGGGGTGTCCCTCTTCTGCCAAATAATACCCCATAATCAAGTAAGAGATTTGTTCCATTACAGTCTACCAAAAAACCTGATCTGCCTACCTCGTTGGCAGCCCCTAAAACTTTAACATTCAAGAATTAACATGATTTTTCATCTACGTTAAAACCTTCTTGAGAGTTACCCGATCATTATGTCTAACATAGAATCTTCAAAAGCTTTAATTAGTGCAAGCTAAGATCCGATCCTCATGGGAAGAAGCTTCCAAGAATGGTTAGGACAACAAGATCAAGCCGTCGTCGCTAAAACACGTGCTGGTGACGAAGCAAACAAACCGCTCCTAAACCAAATTAACTGGATTTGGGTTAACAATCTGATGAATCAGAAAGCAGACCTTAATCCATCTTCTGCAGAATTACTTGACTGGGTTACTTCTGGTCAAATAGACGCAATGAGAAAATAAACGTGATTATCACGTTATCTTTTTGTTTTTTAAATTTCTTAATCTAAATCCTGCGCATGATTTTTGTCGATCAAATTTCATAACAGGGTTATGGATATCAATCATGGTTTAAATAGTAACCAAGCATTCTTAGTTTTGTAATGCCAATAGCAATACTTCCAGACATCGATGAACAAAGATGTATCGGATGTGCACTATGTGTAGAAATCTGTACAACTCTTGGTCCTGATGTCCTTAGAGTAAAACCAGTTGAAGGCTGGAAGAGAGGTAAAGCATTTGTCTTTTACCCAGAAAGATGTATTTCTGATGGTGCATGCATCGGTGTATGCCCAACAAAATCAATCTTTTGGATGAGACCAATGAATTACACTGCTGGACAACCAGTACCTCTTCACAAAAACGGTATCTTCATCAACGGTTGGGCAGAAGACGCAGCACTATAAAGCTGAATCTTTTAGCACATTCTTTTTTCTTATTTTTAATTACGAAAAAGATTTTTTCTTGATATTTTTTGGTAATGTTTTTACAAAATGTTTTAGGAATTCATTTTCTTTGTTGTAACGAATTTCTGAAAATTGATTGTTATCAAAAAACATCTTCCAGGTTTTTTCAAATTCCGTAAATTCTTTAGGATCAAAACTCATTCGTGACGTTTCATGATGTGCAGCAGGGAAAATATCTGAAATCTCAATTGGAATTAATCCTAGTTGAGGATTGTATTGGCAAATCTGAGTTTCTTCAAAATCTTTGAGTTTTTTTGATAGATTTACAAATTGATGTGATAGGTATCCTGGTTTGGTAGATGATTCATTTGTGATGAGGAGTTTCTTTTTCTTTGATTTGAACTTCCTCACTATTTCATGAAATGATTGTACTTCTGGTCTGAATTGATCTTCTTTATCAAATAGAAAAATTGCCCTTTCCTTGAATTTTGGTGTACCAATTCTTAAAAATTCCGTATTTTCTGTCATCACTTCTACCATCTCAAATAATTTTGGATGTGCTCTTGCTTTTTTGATAACATATTCCCATAATCTGCCCTCATGTATTGCTTGTTTGACCTTGTCTACTTCCAATTTTATTGCATAAAGATTGTGGATGGCAAGTTGATTGATTTTTTCAGTAGATTCTAAATGTCGTAATTCATCAGGAGTATATTTTGTACATATCTCACAATTGCATGGAAAAACTACGATATCTGATAAATTTCTAGTTCCATCCTCTGTTATGTACCTGTTTTGTTTTGCGTATAGCATGTATGATGCAGAATCAAATGTATCACAACCTAATGCAACTGCAAATGGAATGGTTAGTGGATGTCCTGCACCAAAAAGATGTAATGGTATGTTGTGTGGGATCTGTTTTTTTGCTGCAACAATCATTTGAGCTAATAATCTGTATTCATATGACTCCATAAATTCAACTGGACTACCTAATGCCAACATCTTGTATCCCATTTTGAGTAAGCCTTTTGTTGATTTTGCAACAAGATCAAAATGCTCTCCTCCTTGAATTGGTCCAATCCAAATCTGTCCGTTATCTTTACTATCTTCAATAGTT encodes the following:
- a CDS encoding cytochrome b N-terminal domain-containing protein, which encodes MAVSLEPRRNGVVEFLYWLWEGVDRTIFTAIKFSFPARFVSPFGFLGMLTFIVFIMLGVSGALLMFYYQPILDRAWDSVQFINDEVPFGFHIRNIHYHGSNAMVLLAVLHMYYQYFSGRYKIRNEVLWMTGVILGVVTILEAFTGYDVIFSERAELAISIAASLTTSIPIAGPVIRDAALGSGFSDFVLRFYAQHVFLLPIVMLGLMAVHFPRFLVFDVPMVMAIAGAILITGGVFPIDLGFKFEPTVPPGVTVPEWYLTGIYAFMRTQYDKFVTGLLWPLIFIISFVLIPFIDRYKKFSWRERPIITAFGITSLAQIMVTTYWGFYISPDISIPLVERLVIDPVFFYSVMILLVPMSFGFTYMMIKLANEAERKSKLAKSTGPKKVATLNLSEKWINWLLVALLAFQVFLNIAAYNAAITGMNNISLFFVGLILMVFAGFFHIYRYGMSEQKNAPPAPPVQVSDEKPKLAEPEESSQTEESAKLPEGKTAADKPEEKPITPEVSVPKTQADLGVGADNNPNLGTGDLNKP
- a CDS encoding plastocyanin/azurin family copper-binding protein, translated to MSSPTSSHAYGIGLIALLVGLSASVVFYTSFYLPESLAKPSVSDHILHPEEEFFIIEIVPGAVIEGNENYVPNKAEALLTFTNNVKWVNMDDTAHTVTPDHRYADGFSGDFGSPGVIKPGDSYEFLFTEETVLHYFCQPHPWMKGEITIAKSRF
- a CDS encoding DNA glycosylase; translation: MKKFLSEMQNHQIDVENSINSGQVFLWKKYNEFWYGVNGQDILQINKNAKIKSLKNHKTDFFRNKDHFDEIIKSISKDKTVKTAVKKYPGLRIIKQDPFQCLISFIVSSNSNIQKIKNNLENISQKFGERTTYKDQEFFLFPDAETLSKASINEIKNCGVGYRAKFIKEASKIIASKKITVEDLKSNSYFDAKEKIRKIPGIGNKVADCVLLFSLDKLESFPLDRWMIRILEKYYSKKFQINTKTITEKQYDILHEKIVDYFGPYAGYAQQFLFKMERENYQKKWL
- a CDS encoding MBL fold metallo-hydrolase, which codes for MNVKVLGAANEVGRSGFLVDCNGTNLLLDYGVLFGRRGTPPQYPLHVKPKDLDAIIITHAHLDHSGNVPSLFVSGNTEVYATPPTFDLSKLLIEDMLKIEKNSHPFDLPELNNMMKNAKEIGFKQKITKGNATFELRESGHVIGGSTVLVESEGKRLFYTGDIKTNGSRMLREMDLDVGEIDMLITESTYAMTEQKPRKESETELIEFANEVMDRKGILFIPSFSVERSQEIACILRNANFKHRIIMDGMALKVNEIMFRHPEYLRDPKVFSDAIKGATAITDHAERKRAMNEPCVVISPAGMLVGGNAVFYLQHLAFDDKNGIALVSYQGEGTPGKKLLETGTVSSRGKDINVTAQVKQFEFSGHADRNELFDMIKKIKGNPKVLTVHGDSESCDLFAREIHEKFGLEAHSPAVNEEIPV
- a CDS encoding ATP-binding protein, translated to MPIAILPDIDEQRCIGCALCVEICTTLGPDVLRVKPVEGWKRGKAFVFYPERCISDGACIGVCPTKSIFWMRPMNYTAGQPVPLHKNGIFINGWAEDAAL
- the tgtA gene encoding tRNA guanosine(15) transglycosylase TgtA; this encodes MFEISKTDLAGRIGKIETNHGIIETPAYVPVIHPVKQTIPSKKIKEIGFDLVITNAYITRNNYGDKAIEKGIHKIIDYDRGVMTDSGGYQVLEYGDVPVTPTEMASFEEGIMTDFAIPLDKPTGFGLPIKKAEAYVKHTLKVCKQTIEDSKDNGQIWIGPIQGGEHFDLVAKSTKGLLKMGYKMLALGSPVEFMESYEYRLLAQMIVAAKKQIPHNIPLHLFGAGHPLTIPFAVALGCDTFDSASYMLYAKQNRYITEDGTRNLSDIVVFPCNCEICTKYTPDELRHLESTEKINQLAIHNLYAIKLEVDKVKQAIHEGRLWEYVIKKARAHPKLFEMVEVMTENTEFLRIGTPKFKERAIFLFDKEDQFRPEVQSFHEIVRKFKSKKKKLLITNESSTKPGYLSHQFVNLSKKLKDFEETQICQYNPQLGLIPIEISDIFPAAHHETSRMSFDPKEFTEFEKTWKMFFDNNQFSEIRYNKENEFLKHFVKTLPKNIKKKSFS